The proteins below come from a single Papaver somniferum cultivar HN1 chromosome 11, ASM357369v1, whole genome shotgun sequence genomic window:
- the LOC113325376 gene encoding N-terminal acetyltransferase A complex catalytic subunit NAA10-like — translation MVCIRQATIDDLLAMQACNLLCLPENYQMKYYFYHILSWPQLLYVAEDYGGRIVGYVLAKMEEESTECHGHITSLAVLRTHRKLGLATKLMTAAQNAMEQVFGSEYVSLHVRRSNRAAFNLYTETLGYQIHDIEAKYYADGEDAYDMRKQLKGKQLHHRGHGHGHGHGHHHHHHGGGCCSSEAKPAKGGETKAIAAAPAE, via the coding sequence ATGGTTTGCATCCGGCAAGCAACGATCGATGATTTACTAGCGATGCAAGCTTGTAACCTGCTTTGTTTACCAGAAAATTATCAGATGAAGTATTATTTTTATCATATCCTTTCATGGCCTCAACTTCTCTATGTTGCAGAAGATTACGGTGGTCGTATCGTTGGTTATGTCCTTGCTAAGATGGAAGAAGAAAGTACTGAATGTCATGGTCATATTACGTCATTAGCTGTTCTTCGTACTCATCGCAAATTAGGGCTTGCTACAAAACTCATGACTGCTGCTCAAAATGCTATGGAACAAGTATTTGGTTCTGAATATGTTTCACTTCATGTTCGTAGGAGTAATCGTGCTGCTTTCAATCTTTATACTGAAACATTAGGGTATCAGAttcatgatattgaagctaagtATTATGCTGATGGTGAAGATGCTTATGATATGAGGAAGCAACTTAAAGGAAAGCAACTTCATCACCGTGGACATGGGCATGGACATGGACATggtcaccatcatcatcatcatggagGTGGATGTTGCTCGAGTGAAGCGAAACCTGCAAAGGGGGGAGAGACTAAAGCAattgctgctgctcctgctgagTGA
- the LOC113320203 gene encoding protein PNS1-like produces MGVLSLDTVVMKKEEAERDLEEGNNQVEKNRKKEKEDLNHIDIETDDDDEEEEEEEEEEEMKKFDEAKLKDKPLDKNNSNEFKVNMLQTLNPTNPLRIVIQGASQVPIPPPSTDHRHQMQSRHVPQPHPHPNTPPQQNQVLEIPTLNSTTYTNRISLFIFLVHMVAVIGLQGYLGYIAIEGIIKPGEIQRKETKILKYWLPQVEGAAILSIIIAFTWQKAMRTWPSLTLKLILWCSFVTSLAAGILLLVFQKPSTDVVGVALIAFAIGNGLYACWVSQRIRFTAQVLEKSLEPVCKFRDLNQPTYWMLGLGFIYITLWVFAIIGALNFYFPPLVIIGLVLSLAWTAEVLRNVANITVSRVIALYYLRGMQCSTGFCFQRALSTNLGSACLGSLFVPAIEALRIIARGLNLLEGEDEFMFSCAHCCLRVMDSIFRFGNSWAFVQIAAYGKGFVRASQDTWALFERIDNMEQVVDADITSSVCFLTGVCSGSICVIVTASWTFTVHKDYTATVSLLAFFLGYLLTRIGMALPHACVSCYYVCYAENPRGTLFGETIPKRLDLIKNDRDIVVPTPRVPRRFRD; encoded by the exons ATGGGTGTCCTCAGTTTAGATACT GTTGTGATGAAGAAAGAAGAAGCTGAAAGGGATTTAGAAGAAGGGAATAATCAAGTAGAAAAGAacagaaaaaaggaaaaagaagatttGAATCATATAGATATAGaaacagatgatgatgatgaagaagaagaagaagaagaagaagaagaagaaatgaagaaatttGATGAAGCAAAATTAAAAGATAAGCCTTTAGATAAGAATAACAGTAATGAATTTAAGGTTAATATGTTACAAACTTTAAATCCAACAAATCCATTGAGGATTGTAATTCAAGGTGCTTCTCAAGTACCTATTCCACCTCCTTCAACTGATCATCGCCATCAGATGCAGTCTCGTCATGTCCCACAACCTCATCCTCATCCAAATACTCCACCACAACAA AATCAAGTTTTGGAGATACCAACATTGAATTCAACAACATATACAAACAGGATTTCATTATTCATATTCTTAGTGCATATGGTTGCAGTAATTGGATTACAAGGCTATCTTGGGTACATAGCAATTGAAGGTATTATAAAACCAGGAGAAATTCAAAGAAAAGAGACAAAGATTTTGAAATATTGGTTACCACAAGTTGAAGGAGCAGCAATTTTAAGTATAATTATTGCATTTACTTGGCAAAAAGCTATGAGAACTTGGCCATCATTAACACTGAAGCTCATACTTTGGTGTAGTTTTGTTACTTCACTTGCAGCTggaattcttcttcttgtttttcagaAGCCTTCGACAGATGTTGTTGGTGTTGCACTGATTGCATTTGCAATTGGCAATGGTCTTTATGCATGTTGGGTTAGTCAAAGAATTAGATTCACAGCTCAAGTTCTTGAGAAGTCGCTCGAACCTGTTTGCAAATTCAGGGATTTAAATCAACCAACTTATTGGATGCTTGGACTTGGATTCATCTACATTACTCTTTGGGTTTTTGCAATCATCGGAGCTTTGAATTTTTACTTTCCGCCGTTGGTTATAATTGGATTAGTACTTAGTTTAGCTTGGACAGCTGAAGTATTACGGAACGTTGCGAATATAACAGTTAGCCGAGTGATTGCATTGTATTATCTTAGAGGAATGCAGTGTAGTACtggattttgttttcaaagagcATTGTCTACAAACCTTGGAAGTGCTTGTTTAGGGTCACTGTTTGTCCCTGCAATTGAAGCTCTTCGGATTATTGCAAGAGGTTTGAACTTATTAGAAGGTGAAGATGAATTCATGTTCTCTTGTGCTCATTGTTGCCTTCGAGTTATGGATTCCATTTTTCGCTTCGGCAACAGTTGGGCTTTTGTTCAG aTTGCTGCATATGGTAAGGGTTTTGTGAGGGCATCACAAGATACATGGGCATTGTTTGAGAGAATAGATAACATGGAACAAGTGGTGGATGCTGACATCACAAGTTCGGTTTGCTTCTTAACTGGTGTATGTAGTGGATCCATTTGTGTCATTGTTACTGCTTCTTGGACTTTCACTGTCCACAAGGATTATACAGCCACTGTCTCGCTCCTTGCTTTCTTCCTTGGATACCTGTTG ACTCGAATCGGAATGGCATTGCCCCATGCTTGTGTGAGCTGTTATTATGTATGTTACGCAGAGAACCCTCGTGGCACGCTGTTCGGCGAAACAATTCCTAAACGTTTAGATCTAATAAAAAACGATCGTGATATTGTTGTACCTACTCCTCGAGTTCCTCGGCGATTCAGAGATTAA
- the LOC113320204 gene encoding protein TRAUCO-like encodes MENLITTYKDDDDTDDTSSNSNNHVPSDNLTPTETLTPIFEAMVTEKNGNSSPKQEVKEETEISTEMSEDVELTEDENLTQNQQLSSEKVTTTLSDDEDEEDDDNVINSPRKKRRSLASFTDNDQLTPVITSNQVEEEDEEEGEEEESKKLEQIPLPSLTAPTVKKPKKKISKANSVWTKPTSRKGKKKNKSNGNGNGSGNCNGNNNGNHHNVVSAAEDTVLITPIPRFPDKNDDSVDMKICLSKVYKAEKVELTDDRLSAGSSKGYRMVRATRGVVEGAWYFEIKVVNLGETGHTRLGWSTDKGDLQAPVGYDGYSFGYRDVDGSKIHKALREKYGEEGYVEGDVIGCYINLPQGGLYAPKPVHLFWYKGQKYSSTLEAKDKEEAAKVVPGSEICFFKNGIFQGVAFKDLPGGRYYPAASMYTLPNQPNCVVRFNFGPDFEFFPQEFEDRPIPTAMIEVPYQQVEARVENGESLEKK; translated from the exons ATGGAAAATTTGATAACAACGTACAAAGACGATGACGATACAGATGATACCTCTAGTAACAGCAACAATCATGTTCCAAGTGATAATCTCACTCCCACCGAAACCCTAACGCCTATTTTTGAAGCCATGGTCACCGAAAAAAACGGAAATTCTTCCCCGAAACAAGAAGTTAAAGAAGAAACCGAAATCTCAACAGAGATGAGCGAGGATGTCGAATTAACTGAAGATGAAAACCTAACTCAGAATCAGCAATTATCCTCTGAAAAAGTTACAACTACTCTTTCagacgacgaagatgaagaagatgatgataatgtgataaATAGCCCTAGAAAAAAGAGAAGATCTCTTGCTTCGTTCACAGATAATGATCAATTAACTCCTGTAATCACATCTAatcaagtagaagaagaagatgaagaggaaggagaagaagaagaatcaaagaaATTGGAACAGATTCCTCTTCCTTCATTGACAGCACCAACAGTGAAGAAACCTAAGAAGAAAATAAGCAAAGCTAATAGCGTTTGGACAAAACCAACATCAAGAAAGggtaaaaagaagaataaatctaATGGTAATGGCAATGGGAGTGGGAATTGCAACGGAAACAACAATGGTAATCATCATAATGTGGTTTCTGCAGCTGAAGATACTGTTTTGATTACTCCCATTCCTCGATTTCCTGATAAGAATGATGATTCAGTAGACATGAAGATATGCCTATCTAAGGTGTACAAAGCTGAGAAAGTTGAACTAACTGATGATAGACTATCAGCTGGAAGTTCTAAAGGGTATAGAATGGTTAGGGCAACAAGAGGGGTCGTTGAAGGAGCTTggtattttgaaattaaggttgtAAACCTTGGGGAGACTGGACATACTAGGTTGGGTTGGTCTACTGATAAAGGAGATTTACAGGCACCTGTTGGGTACGATGGATATAGTTTTGGGTATAGAGATGTGGATGGTAGTAAAATTCACAAAGCTCTTAGGGAGAAATACGGGGAAGAAGGTTACGTCGAAGGTGATGTAATAGGCTGTTATATTAATCTGCCTCAGGGAGGTTTATATGCTCCAAAACCAGTGCATTTATTTTGGTATAAAGGCCAGAAATATTCTTCAACACTGGAGGCGAAGGATAAGGAAGAGGCGGCCAAAGTGGTACCCG GAAGTGAGATATGCTTCTTCAAAAATGGAATATTTCAAGGTGTCGCTTTCAAGGATCTGCCTGGGGGACGCTACTACCCTGCTGCTTCTATGTACACGCTCCCTAACCAACCAAACTGTGTGGTCAGGTTCAATTTCGgccctgattttgaatttttcccCCAAGAATTTGAAGATCGTCCGATACCCACTGCGATGATTGAAGTTCCTTATCAACAAGTTGAAGCTAGAGTGGAGAATGGTGAATCGCTTGAGAAGAAATAG
- the LOC113320757 gene encoding uncharacterized protein LOC113320757 translates to MLRALNSIAPRMMAKPTSATPFKIRESTRFYPYFKDCIGAMDGTHIPAMVEKRNASVYRNQHGITSQNVLVVCNFDLEFIYVLSGWEGSAHDSKILNDAMTKRNGLKIPQECRSDEFPVEEEEDSHPSTLVNDDEILTQQTQERQEANAWRKSIADD, encoded by the exons atGTTGCGAGCTTTAAATTCTATAGCTCCGAGGATGATGGCTAAGCCAACAAGTGCAACCCCATTTAAAATTCGTGAGAGTACACGATTTTATCCTTACTTTAAGGATTGCATTGGAGCTATGGACGGTACACATATCCCAGCAATGGTAGAGAAAAGAAATGCATCCGTTTATCGGAATCAacatggaattacatctcaaaatgtgttagtggtttgcaacttcgacttggagttcatatacgtgctcagtggatgggaagggtctgctcatgattcgaaaatacttaacgacgcaatgacaaaaagaaatggactgaaaataccgcaag aatgccgttcagatgagtttccggttgaggaagaggaagatagccatccatcaacgcttgtaaatgacgatgaaattttgacacaacaaactcaagaacgtcaagaagctaatgcatggagaaagagtatagcggatgat